One Glycine max cultivar Williams 82 chromosome 6, Glycine_max_v4.0, whole genome shotgun sequence DNA segment encodes these proteins:
- the LOC113001901 gene encoding putative pentatricopeptide repeat-containing protein At3g05240 produces the protein MWNFTPITLQPACGHMPYAQHIFHQIVLKNSFLWNSMIRGYACNNSPSKALILYREMLHFGHKPDNFTYPFVLKACGDLLLREIGRKVHALVVVGGLEEDVYVGNSILSMYFTFGDVAAARVMFDKMPVRDLTSWNTMMSGFVKNGEARGAFEVFGDMRRDGFVGDGITLLALLSACGDVMDLKAGREIHGYVVRNGGNRRLCNGFLMNSIICMYCNCESMSFARKLFEGLRVKDVVSWNSLISGYEKCGDAFLVLELFGRMVVVGAVPDEVTVTSVLGACNQISALRLGASVQSYVVKRGYGVNVAVGTVLSV, from the coding sequence ATGTGGAACTTTACTCCAATCACTCTCCAACCCGCATGCGGCCACATGCCCTACGCTCAACACATCTTCCACCAAATCGTGCTAAAGAACTCATTCCTCTGGAATTCCATGATCAGGGGCTACGCCTGCAACAACTCTCCATCCAAAGCCCTTATTTTATACCGCGAAATGCTGCATTTTGGACATAAGCCCGATAATTTCACCTACCCTTTTGTCCTCAAGGCATGTGGGGACCTTTTGCTTCGGGAAATTGGTAGAAAGGTTCATGCTTTGGTGGTGGTCGGTGGGTTGGAAGAGGATGTTTATGTGGGCAACTCGATACTCTCGATGTACTTCACGTTTGGTGACGTGGCAGCTGCGCGGGTGATGTTTGATAAAATGCCTGTGAGGGACTTGACTTCTTGGAACACTATGATGTCGGGGTTTGTGAAGAATGGGGAGGCAAGGGGTGCTTTTGAGGTTTTTGGGGATATGAGAAGGGATGGTTTTGTGGGAGATGGGATCACCTTGCTTGCACTTTTATCTGCCTGTGGGGATGTTATGGATTTGAAGGCGGGGAGAGAAATTCATGGTTATGTTGTTAGGAATGGTGGGAATAGGAGACTGTGTAATGGGTTTTTGATGAATTCAATTATTTGCATGTACTGCAATTGTGAGTCTATGTCCTTTGCAAGGAAGTTGTTTGAAGGGTTGAGAGTGAAGGATGTTGTGTCGTGGAATTCTTTGATTTCAGGGTATGAGAAGTGCGGGGATGCTTTTCTAGTTCTTGAGCTTTTCGGTCGAATGGTTGTAGTTGGTGCAGTGCCTGATGAGGTGACTGTGACTTCTGTGCTTGGGGCTTGTAATCAAATCTCGGCATTGCGATTGGGTGCCAGTGTGCAGTCATATGTTGTTAAGAGGGGTTATGGAGTGAATGTTGCTGTGGGAACGGTGCTTAGTGTTTGA
- the LOC547931 gene encoding beta-amylase has product MATSDSNMLLNYVPVYVMLPLGVVNVDNVFEDPDGLKEQLLQLRAAGVDGVMVDVWWGIIELKGPKQYDWRAYRSLFQLVQECGLTLQAIMSFHQCGGNVGDIVNIPIPQWVLDIGESNHDIFYTNRSGTRNKEYLTVGVDNEPIFHGRTAIEIYSDYMKSFRENMSDFLESGLIIDIEVGLGPAGELRYPSYPQSQGWEFPGIGEFQCYDKYLKADFKAAVARAGHPEWELPDDAGKYNDVPESTGFFKSNGTYVTEKGKFFLTWYSNKLLNHGDQILDEANKAFLGCKVKLAIKVSGIHWWYKVENHAAELTAGYYNLNDRDGYRPIARMLSRHHAILNFTCLEMRDSEQPSDAKSGPQELVQQVLSGGWREDIRVAGENALPRYDATAYNQIILNARPQGVNNNGPPKLSMFGVTYLRLSDDLLQKSNFNIFKKFVLKMHADQDYCANPQKYNHAITPLKPSAPKIPIEVLLEATKPTLPFPWLPETDMKVDG; this is encoded by the exons ATGGCCACTTCCGACAGTAACATGCTACTAAATTATGTTCCAGTTTATGTGATGCTCCCA CTCGGAGTTGTCAATGTTGACAATGTTTTTGAAGACCCAGATGGCCTTAAAGAACAGCTCTTGCAGCTTCGAGCTGCGGGTGTTGACGGGGTTATGGTTGATGTGTGGTGGGGGATCATAGAACTGAAGGGGCCTAAGCAGTATGATTGGAGAGCCTACAGGAGTTTGTTTCAGCTGGTTCAAGAATGTGGCTTGACACTGCAAGCTATTATGTCATTCCATCAATGTGGAGGGAACGTAGGAGATATAGTTAACATCCCAATTCCCCAGTGGGTGCTTGACATTGGAGAATCAAATCATGATATCTTCTACACCAACCGCTCAGGAACCCGGAACAAGGAATATCTAACTGTTGGTGTGGACAACGAGCCTATATTCCATGGAAGAACAGCCATTGAG ATATACAGTGACTACATGAAGAGTTTCAGAGAAAACATGTCAGATTTTTTAGAATCTGGACTTATTATAGACATTGAAGTTGGGCTTGGCCCAGCAGGAGAGCTCAGATACCCCTCTTATCCACAAAGCCAAGGATGGGAATTTCCTGGTATTGGCGAATTTCAG TGCTATGACAAATATTTGAAGGCAGATTTCAAAGCAGCTGTAGCAAGGGCTGGCCATCCTGAATGGGAACTGCCAGATGACGCAGGCAAGTACAATGATGTCCCAGAATCTACTGGATTCTTCAAATCAAATGGCACGTATGTCACTGAGAAAGGGAAGTTCTTCTTGACCTGGTATTCTAACAAATTGCTGAATCATGGTGATCAAATACTAGATGAAGCCAACAAAGCTTTCCTGGGCTGTAAAGTCAAATTAGCAATCAAA GTATCTGGAATTCACTGGTGGTACAAAGTTGAAAATCATGCTGCAGAGCTTACTGCTGGATATTACAACCTTAATGATAGAGACGGATACCGCCCCATTGCAAGGATGCTGTCTCGCCATCATGCCATTTTGAACTTTACATGTCTTGAGATGAGGGACTCAGAGCAACCCTCAGATGCCAAAAGTGGACCACAGGAGCTTGTTCAGCAG GTATTGAGTGGAGGTTGGAGAGAAGACATCAGAGTTGCTGGAGAAAATGCACTTCCAAGGTATGATGCCACAGCTTACAACCAAATCATACTGAATGCAAGACCGCAAGGTGTCAACAACAATGGCCCTCCAAAACTAAGCATGTTCGGAGTAACATACCTTCGTCTATCAGATGATCTActgcaaaaatcaaattttaatatattcaaaaaaTTTGTGCTAAAGATGCATGCAGATCAG GATTACTGTGCAAACCCTCAAAAGTATAATCACGCCATAACACCATTGAAGCCATCTGCACCAAAGATTCCCATTGAGGTTCTTCTGGAAGCAACTAAACCAACACTGCCATTCCCCTGGCTTCCAGAGACAGACATGAAAGTTGATGGTTGA